Proteins encoded by one window of Pyrinomonadaceae bacterium:
- a CDS encoding RHS repeat-associated core domain-containing protein: MNRTPQRRDAQKIHTFVLSPVTLLNVVMLIAVLGVNVMAQNNSNTDGATPMSLTPGSPAGSYALGGFDNINLFNGNLNFHLPLLSVNGRGDARMQITLPIEKRWRVGSFVAPIFAPNAGDTIYWAESNWWSGLKPGYGPGVLHGRVSYMPAPFCDFSNQTSGSGGRILTRLTFTTPDGTEYELRDQATGGKPIDHNSPCVQWGASRGQIFTSADGTAATFISDTTIYDNAWAQGEAYSVFYPTGILVLRNGTRYRIENGLVKWMRDRNGNKLTFAYDNHEDPQYVPANRVISITDSLNRQVTVTYDVQEQPYGLCDQIGLHGFGGAPRTIRVCRTNLGNALRADATLQTDLQLFPQFNGSCSTCTFNPPVTSAVWLPDGRAYRFYYNSYGELARVLLPTGGAHEYDYAAGLTNGPASGAWLAGHAASSSQADSLYRRVVEKRIYTEGSVLVNRSRFSRPESMFGCSGSNCVQTSGFVDLDNLGPSENLLTRTRHYFYGAAADYQDWSQDGYPKWRTGKEHKTESIDSDGVTVLRRTTQSWQQRAPVSWWSSFCPMCGSNSDEEPPNDPRISETQTELTDTSPVLVSKRIIGYDDSVPFNNQNSVKEYDFGNGEPGPLMRETRTTFITSPTYTSTSVRLLSLPQQVSIWDGENKERARTDFEYDNYVSDPGNFHAPLMPRGNISGQCDGTTQNCPNGPNFGSQDYHTRGNVTKLTRYLLHPSGNGSVIGAVASHSHYDVAGNVVKLIDPRSTVANLIATTIHFDDRFGAPDGDARNNSGATELNNAGQYSYAFPTLTTNALGHTAYTQFDFYLGLPVDGEDANGIVSSGIYNDPLDRPKQMIRAVNGGVNVKSQTTFTYDDVNRLLTTTSDQDSYGDNILKTEISYDGLGRTTEQRQYETGANYIAVQTQYDALGRAFKTSNPFRPWQGESAIWTTTGFDALGRVITVTTPDNAIVGTSYSGNTFTVSDQAGKQRKSVTDGLGRLAQVVEAPNDPNFQYVTIYAYGALDDLRTITQGTQTPRSFTYDSLMRPTSTWNPESGTVSYQYDNNGNVIQKTDARGIVTSFLPYDALNRPTTKNYSDGTPSVTYSYDSTSISNGKGRLALVTSSVSTYSYSGYDAMGRPLGGTQTIGSRDYSMTSTYDLAGHVKTLGYPSGRGVTYNYDNAGRLADKDSQNLAFTGNLGGTPRNYATGIAYASNGGWTRETFGTDTLLYNKRHFNVRQQLYDMRVSTVNDEFNWNRGAIVNYYSLSNYGFGTSGPDNNANLYVQQHWVPNDDAISSHTFMQQNYDYDAVNRLKWVGEYQNGTTPTGSQNFGYDPYGNRTLTGSGTGINNLPFEVETATNRLLAPGDLSLPDTSRRMQYDPAGNLKTDTYTGQGARTYDAENRMITSAGTSPATYAYDAAGHRVKRIVGTTETWQVYGLSGELIAEYAADTAAATPQKEYGYRNGELLITATINAAGWGPPPTYTGPNPLSTGDQMTLENLTELRTAVNQLRQHAGLQPFNFTVDPNPQRNLTTIKADHIRQLRTAVEQARLALGLSTGGYAHPTLTEGVSAIFAIDFQELRNQIASAWNTGTGGVEIRWLVTDQVGTPRMIFDQSGSLTVTDQNGNYVSGVTRHDYLPFGEELFAGSGGRTTGKGYAAGDNVRQKFTQKERDPETGLDYFGARYYAGQMGRFTTPDPFMPSAEVTDPQTWNRYSYVLNNPLRFVDPLGLSYEDLSEEQRRVFSTYAAKHNDGGKLTDAQVYATLDESQMTTFESITQALEKTTLTNDKTGKSMGNALSLVASVDEIVGENVGGKNHHRLYVNLTSTAVGTLEKAKEFGGGLFNGLAADHKRYGKDGTVITEFSDNVRQGGGKPSIQISYAKDRVQADIDIDYRGLGSGHTNHYNSDVRQVGPEKKGGAPINNYQLHVDRWPGLRQWWEQKTRSNDYYKGKSKT, from the coding sequence ATGAACCGAACACCCCAAAGGCGAGACGCACAGAAGATCCACACCTTCGTTCTGTCTCCCGTAACATTGCTCAATGTTGTGATGCTGATAGCGGTTCTCGGCGTCAATGTGATGGCTCAGAACAACAGTAATACCGATGGCGCCACTCCGATGTCGCTCACACCAGGGTCGCCCGCGGGCTCATATGCGCTCGGCGGCTTCGACAATATCAACTTATTCAACGGCAACCTGAATTTTCACTTGCCTCTGCTTTCTGTGAACGGCCGGGGAGACGCGCGAATGCAGATCACCTTGCCGATTGAGAAACGCTGGCGCGTCGGATCTTTTGTGGCTCCTATTTTTGCGCCCAACGCTGGGGACACTATTTATTGGGCTGAGTCGAATTGGTGGTCCGGCCTGAAGCCGGGCTACGGCCCCGGAGTTCTTCACGGTCGAGTTAGCTACATGCCCGCTCCGTTTTGTGACTTTTCTAATCAGACCTCAGGAAGCGGAGGCCGCATATTAACTCGGCTGACCTTCACTACGCCTGACGGCACTGAATACGAGCTTCGCGATCAAGCCACGGGAGGCAAACCAATAGATCACAATTCACCGTGCGTTCAATGGGGTGCTTCGCGCGGCCAGATCTTCACCTCGGCCGATGGGACGGCTGCGACTTTTATTTCGGACACGACGATTTACGACAACGCGTGGGCCCAGGGAGAAGCCTACTCGGTGTTCTATCCGACCGGAATCCTGGTTTTGAGGAATGGCACGCGCTATCGAATCGAAAACGGCCTGGTGAAGTGGATGCGCGATCGCAACGGGAACAAATTGACTTTTGCTTATGATAACCATGAAGACCCGCAGTACGTTCCGGCGAATCGCGTCATTAGCATCACGGACTCACTCAATCGCCAAGTGACCGTAACCTACGATGTCCAGGAGCAGCCTTACGGGCTCTGCGACCAAATCGGCCTGCACGGCTTCGGCGGAGCACCCAGGACAATTCGTGTCTGTCGCACGAACCTGGGCAATGCATTGCGCGCGGACGCGACCCTGCAAACCGACTTGCAATTGTTCCCGCAGTTCAATGGTTCGTGCAGCACCTGCACCTTTAACCCGCCGGTGACTTCCGCGGTCTGGCTTCCGGATGGCCGCGCTTATCGTTTCTATTACAACAGCTACGGTGAACTGGCACGCGTTCTGTTACCGACCGGTGGCGCTCACGAATATGACTATGCCGCCGGCCTGACGAACGGCCCCGCCAGCGGCGCCTGGTTGGCCGGTCATGCGGCTTCATCATCTCAGGCAGACTCGCTGTATCGTCGCGTGGTTGAGAAACGCATCTATACCGAAGGGAGCGTGCTCGTAAACCGAAGTCGCTTCAGCCGGCCGGAAAGCATGTTTGGATGCTCAGGATCGAATTGTGTCCAGACGAGCGGATTCGTGGACCTTGATAACTTAGGGCCTTCAGAAAATCTCCTTACGCGCACGCGCCACTATTTTTACGGCGCTGCGGCCGACTATCAGGACTGGAGTCAGGATGGTTATCCAAAATGGCGGACCGGCAAAGAACACAAAACGGAATCGATCGATAGTGACGGCGTCACGGTTTTGCGGCGAACCACACAATCCTGGCAGCAGCGCGCCCCGGTAAGCTGGTGGAGCTCCTTCTGCCCGATGTGTGGGTCTAATTCTGACGAAGAGCCCCCCAACGACCCCCGGATCAGCGAAACTCAGACGGAACTCACAGATACATCTCCCGTCTTAGTCTCGAAGCGGATCATCGGCTACGACGACTCCGTTCCTTTCAACAACCAGAACAGTGTGAAGGAATACGATTTCGGCAACGGCGAACCGGGGCCGCTCATGCGGGAAACACGTACCACCTTTATTACGTCGCCCACATACACCAGCACCAGTGTCAGGCTGTTAAGTTTGCCCCAACAGGTCTCAATTTGGGATGGCGAGAACAAGGAGCGCGCGCGCACAGATTTCGAATATGACAACTACGTTTCCGACCCCGGGAATTTTCATGCGCCTCTGATGCCGCGCGGCAACATCAGCGGCCAGTGCGACGGCACAACTCAGAATTGCCCGAACGGTCCAAATTTTGGGTCGCAGGATTACCACACCCGCGGAAATGTTACGAAGCTAACGCGCTATCTGTTACATCCCAGCGGCAACGGCAGCGTAATTGGCGCGGTCGCCAGTCACTCGCACTACGACGTGGCCGGAAACGTGGTGAAACTGATCGACCCACGGAGCACGGTCGCAAATCTTATCGCGACCACCATCCACTTTGACGATCGGTTCGGCGCACCTGACGGTGATGCGCGAAACAACAGTGGCGCCACGGAACTCAATAACGCCGGGCAGTACAGCTACGCGTTTCCCACTTTGACGACCAATGCGCTCGGACACACCGCCTACACTCAATTTGATTTCTATCTGGGACTGCCGGTGGACGGCGAGGACGCCAACGGCATCGTCTCGAGCGGAATCTACAACGATCCGCTCGATCGGCCGAAGCAAATGATTCGCGCAGTCAACGGCGGAGTCAACGTAAAAAGCCAGACAACTTTCACCTATGACGACGTAAACCGTCTCCTCACGACGACGAGCGATCAAGACAGTTATGGAGACAACATTCTGAAGACGGAAATTTCCTACGATGGTCTGGGCCGCACGACTGAGCAACGACAGTATGAAACCGGCGCGAACTACATCGCGGTCCAAACTCAGTACGACGCGTTGGGACGCGCCTTTAAGACCTCAAATCCGTTTCGTCCGTGGCAAGGCGAGAGCGCGATCTGGACCACAACCGGCTTTGACGCGCTCGGACGCGTGATCACCGTCACCACGCCGGACAATGCGATCGTGGGTACTTCATATTCGGGCAACACCTTTACGGTGAGCGATCAAGCCGGGAAGCAACGGAAGAGCGTTACCGACGGCTTGGGACGACTGGCGCAAGTCGTGGAAGCCCCGAATGATCCAAACTTTCAATACGTGACGATTTATGCCTACGGCGCGCTGGACGATCTTCGGACCATCACCCAGGGAACGCAGACACCGCGGAGTTTCACTTATGACTCGTTGATGCGGCCCACCTCAACCTGGAACCCGGAAAGCGGCACCGTCAGTTATCAGTACGACAACAACGGCAACGTAATTCAGAAGACAGACGCGCGCGGAATCGTGACCAGCTTTCTGCCCTACGACGCGCTCAACCGCCCGACTACGAAGAACTATTCGGATGGCACTCCAAGCGTGACTTACAGTTACGACTCGACGAGCATCTCAAATGGTAAAGGGCGCCTGGCTTTGGTGACTTCCAGTGTTTCGACTTACAGCTACAGCGGCTACGACGCGATGGGCCGGCCCCTCGGGGGCACCCAGACGATTGGCTCACGCGATTATTCCATGACCAGTACTTATGACCTGGCGGGACACGTTAAGACTTTGGGGTATCCCTCAGGTCGTGGAGTGACATACAACTACGACAATGCCGGGCGGCTGGCAGATAAGGACTCCCAGAATCTGGCGTTTACCGGCAACCTCGGTGGCACCCCGCGCAATTACGCGACCGGCATCGCCTATGCTAGTAACGGTGGCTGGACACGCGAGACCTTTGGTACGGATACGCTGCTCTACAACAAGCGGCATTTCAACGTGCGGCAACAGCTTTACGACATGCGGGTCTCGACGGTCAATGACGAGTTCAATTGGAACCGCGGGGCGATTGTTAACTATTACTCGCTGTCCAACTATGGCTTTGGCACGAGCGGCCCCGACAACAACGCAAATCTGTACGTGCAGCAGCATTGGGTCCCGAATGACGATGCGATCAGCAGCCACACCTTCATGCAGCAGAATTATGATTACGATGCAGTAAATCGGCTGAAGTGGGTGGGTGAATATCAGAACGGCACCACCCCGACCGGCAGCCAAAACTTCGGGTACGATCCCTATGGCAATCGCACCTTGACGGGCTCGGGCACCGGCATCAATAACCTGCCGTTCGAAGTTGAAACGGCCACGAACCGCTTGCTGGCGCCCGGTGATTTGAGTTTGCCGGATACTTCGAGACGCATGCAATACGATCCGGCCGGCAATTTGAAGACCGATACTTACACCGGTCAGGGCGCGCGCACTTACGATGCTGAGAACCGCATGATTACCAGCGCCGGGACCTCGCCCGCAACCTATGCGTACGATGCGGCCGGTCATCGAGTGAAGAGGATTGTAGGCACGACTGAGACGTGGCAGGTTTACGGCCTCAGCGGCGAATTGATTGCCGAATACGCGGCGGACACCGCGGCGGCGACTCCGCAAAAGGAGTATGGCTATCGGAACGGAGAGTTGCTGATCACCGCCACGATCAATGCCGCCGGATGGGGACCCCCTCCCACCTACACTGGACCCAATCCACTTTCGACTGGCGATCAAATGACGCTCGAGAATTTGACTGAGTTACGCACGGCGGTGAATCAACTGCGGCAGCATGCAGGATTGCAGCCGTTCAACTTCACGGTCGATCCGAATCCCCAGCGTAACTTAACCACGATCAAGGCCGATCACATTCGACAACTGCGCACGGCCGTGGAACAGGCGCGTTTGGCCCTGGGACTTTCGACGGGCGGTTATGCCCACCCGACGCTGACGGAGGGTGTGAGCGCGATTTTTGCGATCGACTTTCAGGAGCTGCGCAATCAGATCGCGTCGGCCTGGAACACTGGGACAGGCGGGGTTGAAATTCGCTGGCTGGTCACCGATCAGGTCGGCACGCCGCGAATGATTTTTGATCAGAGCGGAAGCCTGACGGTGACGGACCAAAATGGCAACTACGTCAGCGGCGTGACTCGGCATGATTACTTGCCTTTTGGCGAAGAATTGTTTGCCGGCTCGGGTGGACGTACGACGGGGAAAGGTTACGCCGCCGGCGATAATGTGCGGCAAAAGTTCACGCAGAAAGAACGCGATCCCGAAACCGGCCTCGATTACTTTGGGGCCAGGTACTACGCGGGCCAGATGGGACGCTTCACAACTCCCGATCCGTTCATGCCAAGTGCCGAAGTTACCGACCCGCAGACTTGGAATCGCTACTCGTATGTGCTCAACAATCCTCTTAGATTTGTTGATCCTCTGGGTCTGTCTTACGAAGACTTGAGCGAAGAACAGCGCAGGGTGTTCAGCACCTACGCTGCGAAGCACAACGACGGCGGAAAGCTCACTGATGCGCAGGTTTATGCAACCCTGGACGAATCACAAATGACGACGTTCGAGTCCATTACCCAGGCGCTTGAAAAAACAACGCTAACGAACGATAAGACTGGGAAGAGCATGGGAAACGCCTTGAGTTTAGTGGCCAGCGTGGATGAGATCGTCGGCGAAAACGTTGGCGGGAAGAACCACCATAGACTCTATGTCAACCTGACAAGCACCGCCGTCGGCACCCTGGAGAAAGCTAAGGAATTTGGTGGAGGGCTTTTCAATGGTTTGGCCGCGGATCACAAGAGATATGGAAAGGATGGCACAGTGATCACCGAGTTTTCAGACAATGTGCGTCAAGGCGGAGGGAAACCAAGCATCCAAATATCGTACGCGAAGGATCGAGTCCAGGCGGACATTGACATAGATTATCGCGGGCTCGGTTCAGGCCACACGAACCATTACAACTCTGACGTGCGCCAGGTCGGGCCGGAGAAAAAGGGCGGTGCGCCCATCAACAACTACCAACTCCACGTCGATCGATGGCCCGGCTTGCGCCAGTGGTGGGAGCAAAAGACTCGGTCCAACGACTACTATAAAGGAAAGAGTAAGACTTAA
- a CDS encoding TonB-dependent receptor translates to MFSSSNWRRASIRILLVGLSIISCVSFAMAQSQSNAADLQGYVRDPNNAVVVGATITARNPATNFSRSTTSNDEGYYQLVSLPPGDYEVSVEAPNYKKSVVPDYKLTVGARADLDVTLELGQVTEIVNVTAENQPIVETTKTTVSNTIESERIENLPINQRDYLGFSTTISTVNRGNDRPIGPAPSSGLNIGGQRGRSTLVQVDGADNTDNSVNAARSTVSQEAVQEFQVATNSYAAEFGRATGGIINVVTKGGTNDFRGNVFGFIRHKSIQARNALAPIIDNDPDKKPPFTRAQYGATLGGPIVKNRTFFFTAFEQRRRQESGFFTSDVAGRLGGSATIPVIPGVNPVARTFTNITPAQATFINNLVATGVGANICLARTYAFFTSVAGSVGLNGASGLTSPNDGSVCPAFSPIAPGVIGGRFLLSGTPVPTLANNLAAPGFITVNANGDPVGFRPLNQLRRVFPIAEETTFFSIRGDHKINSSNQLTMRFGYNPSDITGIQDESQNQTLGQNDFSRTGIQTLRDTSFSTNLASTLSSTMVNEARFQFARRKATFDSQTPSVALQISGSAFIGSNPFSPVDRVEDRFQIADNLTWIHGNHTMKFGADFNFINVDATFELNFPGLFNFSTFNLQPVITGLPASAPPLEPVQSYGLGFPSVFIQGFGDPRSSIKNRPIAFFAQDSWKIRKNLTLNYGVRYDVELTDTIAPIPFTDPLTGISISAAAFQSLQDGLNVQQGFPRDTNNIAPRFGLAWDVKGDGKTVVRAAYGLFYDHPLLAVAFNSDIADASQQQQYTNVLPISPAPNATLNLLNIFQGTVCTAATTNPFCGGATTPGAAATAQYLPGRLTFNDQTFVGFGPVFPFTLNVAKDFQYAYANQANFSIERQLGTNLSLSASWIFVGAHHLPHPQDVNAPRADLIGENFRRFSANNPVLCPTGCPTGRAPTGLAEAVLFPIPTASNALYTVRIPGLVAVNNTNGQVIVSPLAANFFRPNAPNYFFLAANGVSKAVFDSQIGGSVRTPGAITPFGDVSAQLSDGNSNYNAMNLELRRRFSRNMQFLASYTWSHSIDDSSDLQTLLKPLNNRNFALDRSDSLFDQRHRFVFSGMVTSPTSWRSADSMVRRFFADFTVAPILEISSGRPFNILTGIDQNLDLQSSNERPSVAADGTLVLPTFLTDGSLGRNMGTTHSYASLDLRVMRSIRVGERVRVDLIGEGFNLFNRFNEAAANPFFDVVNAFGQRSGSKYYSRPTAAYDPRQFQFGIKVNF, encoded by the coding sequence ATGTTTTCTTCCAGTAACTGGCGCCGGGCGTCGATCCGGATTCTGTTGGTTGGTCTTTCAATCATTTCCTGTGTGAGTTTCGCGATGGCGCAATCCCAGTCAAACGCGGCTGACTTGCAGGGTTATGTGCGTGACCCGAACAACGCGGTTGTGGTGGGCGCTACCATTACGGCGCGCAACCCAGCCACCAACTTTTCGCGCTCAACCACCAGCAACGACGAAGGCTACTACCAATTGGTGAGCCTCCCGCCGGGTGACTACGAAGTTTCTGTGGAAGCTCCGAACTACAAGAAATCGGTGGTGCCGGATTATAAACTCACGGTTGGCGCCCGGGCGGATTTGGATGTGACGCTTGAGCTCGGCCAGGTTACCGAGATCGTAAATGTCACGGCTGAGAACCAGCCGATCGTGGAAACCACTAAAACTACCGTCTCCAACACAATCGAGAGCGAGCGAATTGAGAACCTGCCAATCAACCAGCGCGACTACCTTGGTTTCTCAACTACGATTTCAACCGTGAACCGTGGCAACGATCGACCCATCGGTCCGGCGCCCTCTTCAGGGTTGAACATCGGTGGCCAGCGCGGCCGGTCAACATTGGTCCAGGTCGACGGCGCCGACAATACTGACAATTCGGTCAACGCGGCCCGGTCCACCGTCAGTCAGGAAGCCGTGCAGGAGTTCCAGGTGGCCACCAATTCGTACGCGGCTGAGTTTGGACGCGCCACTGGCGGCATCATCAATGTCGTCACAAAGGGCGGCACCAATGATTTTCGTGGCAACGTCTTCGGATTCATTCGTCACAAGTCGATCCAGGCGCGCAACGCTCTGGCGCCAATCATCGACAACGACCCGGACAAGAAACCGCCCTTCACCCGCGCTCAATACGGCGCCACGTTGGGTGGTCCGATTGTGAAAAACCGGACCTTCTTTTTTACGGCTTTCGAACAACGTCGCCGCCAGGAGTCAGGCTTCTTTACTTCTGATGTGGCCGGCCGGCTCGGCGGCTCAGCGACCATCCCGGTGATTCCCGGCGTCAACCCGGTCGCCCGCACCTTCACCAACATCACGCCCGCTCAGGCAACATTCATTAACAACCTCGTCGCCACGGGTGTGGGTGCGAATATCTGTCTGGCACGGACGTATGCCTTCTTTACTTCCGTGGCCGGCTCCGTTGGTCTGAATGGCGCAAGCGGTCTGACCAGTCCTAACGATGGAAGTGTTTGCCCGGCTTTCAGTCCGATTGCACCGGGTGTGATTGGCGGCCGTTTTCTATTATCCGGAACACCGGTTCCGACGCTCGCCAATAATTTGGCGGCGCCCGGCTTCATCACTGTGAACGCTAATGGAGATCCGGTCGGATTCAGACCATTGAACCAGTTGCGTCGCGTCTTCCCCATCGCAGAGGAGACGACTTTTTTCTCAATTCGTGGCGATCACAAGATTAATTCAAGCAATCAATTGACGATGCGCTTTGGTTACAACCCAAGCGACATCACCGGTATTCAGGACGAGTCGCAGAACCAAACGCTTGGCCAGAACGATTTCTCGCGCACCGGCATTCAGACCTTGCGCGACACTTCGTTTAGCACGAATCTGGCATCGACTTTATCAAGCACGATGGTGAACGAGGCTCGTTTCCAATTCGCCCGGCGTAAAGCGACCTTTGATTCACAAACTCCGAGTGTGGCGCTTCAGATTTCGGGCTCGGCTTTTATCGGCTCTAATCCATTCTCGCCGGTTGACCGCGTCGAGGATCGCTTTCAGATTGCCGACAATCTCACCTGGATTCACGGCAACCATACGATGAAGTTTGGAGCTGACTTCAATTTCATCAACGTCGATGCCACTTTTGAATTGAACTTCCCCGGTCTCTTTAACTTCAGCACCTTCAACTTGCAGCCGGTGATTACCGGGTTGCCGGCCAGCGCGCCTCCGCTTGAGCCAGTGCAGTCGTATGGTCTCGGCTTCCCGAGCGTTTTCATTCAAGGTTTCGGCGATCCGCGCAGCTCAATTAAGAACCGTCCCATCGCATTCTTTGCTCAGGATTCATGGAAGATCAGAAAGAACCTGACGCTTAATTACGGTGTGCGGTATGACGTCGAGCTGACGGATACCATCGCGCCGATTCCTTTCACCGATCCGCTTACGGGTATCAGCATTTCGGCCGCCGCGTTTCAGTCCCTCCAGGACGGGCTGAATGTGCAACAGGGATTCCCGCGGGATACCAATAACATTGCGCCACGGTTCGGTCTGGCCTGGGACGTTAAGGGCGACGGGAAGACGGTTGTGCGCGCGGCTTATGGACTTTTCTATGATCATCCGCTGTTGGCGGTCGCATTCAACTCAGACATCGCCGACGCGTCGCAACAGCAGCAATACACAAACGTGCTGCCGATAAGCCCGGCGCCGAATGCAACCTTGAACCTGCTGAATATTTTCCAGGGAACGGTTTGCACCGCGGCGACGACGAATCCTTTCTGTGGCGGGGCGACGACCCCAGGTGCGGCAGCTACGGCGCAGTACCTGCCCGGCCGTCTGACTTTTAATGATCAGACGTTTGTCGGGTTCGGCCCCGTATTTCCGTTCACGCTGAACGTCGCGAAAGACTTTCAGTATGCGTATGCCAACCAGGCCAACTTTTCCATCGAACGGCAGTTGGGTACGAACCTTTCGTTGTCAGCGAGCTGGATCTTTGTCGGCGCCCATCACCTCCCGCACCCGCAGGACGTGAATGCACCGCGGGCAGATTTAATCGGCGAGAACTTCCGTCGCTTCTCCGCCAACAACCCGGTGCTTTGTCCAACCGGCTGTCCGACGGGACGAGCGCCGACGGGTTTGGCGGAAGCAGTCCTGTTCCCGATTCCAACCGCCAGCAACGCGCTGTACACAGTCCGCATCCCGGGCCTTGTGGCGGTGAATAATACTAATGGCCAGGTGATCGTCAGTCCGCTGGCGGCCAACTTCTTCCGGCCGAACGCGCCTAACTACTTCTTCCTGGCTGCCAACGGCGTCAGCAAGGCGGTGTTTGACAGTCAAATCGGTGGATCGGTCCGCACACCGGGAGCGATCACTCCGTTCGGCGATGTTAGTGCGCAGTTGTCAGACGGCAATTCAAACTACAATGCGATGAACCTCGAGCTGAGGCGACGCTTCTCGCGCAACATGCAGTTCCTGGCGTCGTACACGTGGTCGCATTCAATCGACGACTCATCGGATTTACAGACGCTGCTGAAACCACTAAACAATCGTAACTTCGCCCTCGACCGTTCCGACTCGTTGTTTGATCAACGCCACCGGTTTGTGTTCAGCGGCATGGTGACTTCGCCGACTTCATGGCGCAGTGCCGACAGCATGGTCCGGCGTTTCTTCGCTGACTTCACCGTTGCACCGATCCTCGAGATCTCCTCGGGACGGCCTTTCAACATCCTGACCGGTATCGATCAGAACCTTGATCTGCAGAGCTCGAACGAACGGCCCAGCGTGGCTGCCGATGGCACGCTTGTCCTGCCCACCTTCCTCACCGATGGAAGTCTGGGGCGCAACATGGGCACCACTCATAGTTATGCTTCGCTCGACCTGCGGGTGATGAGATCCATACGGGTAGGCGAACGGGTCCGCGTTGATCTGATTGGCGAGGGTTTCAACCTCTTCAACCGTTTCAACGAAGCGGCCGCGAATCCGTTCTTCGATGTCGTGAACGCTTTCGGGCAACGCAGCGGCAGCAAGTACTACAGCCGCCCGACCGCCGCCTACGATCCCCGGCAGTTTCAGTTTGGGATCAAGGTCAATTTCTGA
- a CDS encoding peptidase G2 autoproteolytic cleavage domain-containing protein: MNTNHITRSLLVAVLKCGLTVISITALAINAAAQTNTFPASGNAGVGTTTPDQYANIHISQGPTAGLDIQSSDTAGWARLRFRTSTRTYGWFAGDASQGEAPNKIGLYDYTANAFRMMIDSSGNVGIGTTSPTSRLHVGGASDNLFAVVGTGSGASDTVAHFSSAVGTNLIVRSNGYIGIGNVSPSYKLDVAGQIRSSSGGFVFPDGTVQSTAATGGGSGGHWSNASGGINYSAGNVAIGTSTPAALLDVRNSDGYFYAGFGYGANKDSFLRAGNLTTGVMHIGDLNTSKTLLQEGGGNVGIATNNPTEKLEVYGNLKVSGTGNITAAGTIEGGNIKAKYQDIAEWVPTAEQLPPGTVVVLDTTKLNQVVSSTAAYDTRVAGVISEQPGITLGESGEGKVLVATTGRVRVKVDASRGPIQIGDLLVTSDIPGVAMRSDPVEFAGRKMHMPGTIIGKALAPFPKGRGEILVLLSLQ; the protein is encoded by the coding sequence ATGAACACCAATCACATAACGCGCTCGTTGCTGGTAGCCGTCCTGAAGTGTGGGTTGACGGTGATTTCCATAACCGCCCTTGCCATAAATGCCGCGGCACAGACAAATACGTTTCCTGCCAGTGGTAATGCGGGAGTCGGAACAACAACGCCAGATCAATATGCCAACATCCACATTTCACAAGGACCGACCGCCGGACTGGATATTCAGTCATCCGACACCGCTGGTTGGGCGAGACTGCGTTTCAGGACCAGCACTCGCACTTATGGCTGGTTTGCGGGCGATGCATCGCAGGGGGAGGCTCCAAACAAGATTGGTCTCTATGACTACACGGCCAACGCCTTCCGGATGATGATCGACAGCTCCGGCAACGTCGGGATTGGAACGACATCGCCCACCTCACGGCTGCACGTTGGCGGTGCCAGTGACAATCTCTTTGCGGTGGTCGGAACGGGTTCAGGGGCGAGCGACACGGTCGCCCACTTTTCCAGTGCGGTGGGGACTAACCTGATAGTTCGCAGTAACGGCTACATCGGCATCGGTAACGTCTCGCCTTCTTATAAGCTTGATGTCGCCGGGCAGATTCGCTCATCGAGTGGCGGCTTTGTTTTTCCCGATGGCACGGTGCAGTCCACAGCGGCCACAGGTGGAGGCAGCGGCGGCCATTGGTCAAATGCCAGCGGCGGTATCAACTACTCTGCGGGCAACGTCGCCATTGGCACGTCAACTCCTGCGGCTCTTTTGGACGTCCGAAACAGCGATGGGTACTTTTACGCAGGATTCGGTTACGGCGCAAACAAGGACTCGTTCCTTCGAGCGGGAAACTTGACGACCGGAGTCATGCACATTGGCGACCTCAACACGTCGAAAACTCTACTTCAAGAAGGCGGTGGCAATGTCGGCATTGCTACGAACAATCCTACGGAAAAATTGGAAGTCTACGGCAATCTCAAAGTTTCGGGCACCGGAAACATCACCGCGGCAGGTACGATCGAGGGCGGGAATATCAAAGCCAAATACCAGGATATCGCTGAATGGGTGCCAACAGCAGAGCAACTTCCGCCGGGCACAGTAGTAGTGCTCGACACAACGAAACTCAACCAGGTCGTTTCCTCAACCGCCGCCTACGACACGCGCGTCGCCGGAGTGATCTCTGAACAGCCGGGTATTACTTTGGGCGAAAGTGGCGAAGGCAAAGTTCTGGTTGCCACCACCGGGCGTGTGCGGGTGAAAGTTGACGCCTCGCGCGGGCCAATCCAGATCGGTGATCTCCTGGTCACGAGCGACATTCCGGGTGTCGCGATGAGATCAGATCCGGTCGAATTTGCCGGACGTAAGATGCACATGCCGGGAACGATCATCGGCAAAGCGCTCGCGCCTTTTCCCAAAGGCCGGGGCGAGATTCTGGTGCTGTTGAGTTTGCAATGA